A window of the Kosakonia radicincitans DSM 16656 genome harbors these coding sequences:
- the zntA gene encoding Zn(II)/Cd(II)/Pb(II) translocating P-type ATPase ZntA: protein MPTPTSPAGTKKAPQFAAIKLRPLPEKPQSCCADGACESKAQPALSAEGERYSWLVSGMDCAACARKVENAVRQVEGIGQVQVTFATEKLIVVANGDVRERVEQAVQQAGYQLRSENNTPEPAPSRLRENLPLIVLMVMMALSWALEQFNHPLGQAAFIATTLVGLWPIARQALRLIKSGSWFAIETLMSVAAIGALFIGATAEAAMVLLLFLIGERLEGWAASRARRGVSALMALKPDTAIRLRNGERQTVAASELQPGDTIEVPAGGRLPADGKLVSAFASFDESALTGESVPVERTCGESVPAGATSIDRLVTLEVVSKPGENAIDRILKLIEEAEERRAPIERFIDRFSRIYTPAIMAVALLVAVVPPLLFAAPWLPWIYKGLALLLIGCPCALVISTPAAITSGLAVAARRGALIKGGAALEQLGRIRQVAFDKTGTLTIGKPQVVAVTPLAGIDEAELLALSAAVEQGSTHPLAQAVVQEAQRRQLPIPTAQAQRTLAGKGIEAQIDGQYIRISAPDKLPQDTLGNLLAHIHQQESLGQTVIVVERDGEAIGTLALQDTLRDDAKEAVAALHALGVQGVILTGDNPRAAAAIAGELGLDFRAGLLPEDKVQAVQALNQRSPLAMVGDGINDAPAMKASTIGIAMGSGTDVALETADAALTHNRLIGIGQMIRLARATHSNIRQNIAMALGLKAIFLLTTLLGMTGLWLAVLADTGATVLVTANALRLLRSKD, encoded by the coding sequence ATGCCGACCCCCACCTCGCCCGCCGGCACGAAAAAAGCCCCACAGTTTGCGGCAATAAAACTGCGCCCGTTGCCGGAGAAACCGCAATCCTGCTGCGCTGATGGTGCCTGCGAAAGCAAGGCGCAACCGGCGCTGAGCGCGGAAGGCGAACGCTATAGCTGGCTGGTTTCTGGTATGGACTGCGCCGCCTGCGCCCGCAAAGTGGAAAATGCTGTCCGCCAGGTTGAAGGCATTGGCCAGGTTCAGGTGACTTTTGCGACAGAAAAACTGATCGTTGTGGCCAACGGCGATGTGCGCGAACGCGTCGAGCAGGCAGTTCAGCAGGCTGGCTACCAGTTGCGCAGCGAGAACAACACGCCCGAGCCAGCACCTTCACGGCTGCGGGAAAACCTGCCGCTGATTGTCCTGATGGTAATGATGGCGCTCAGTTGGGCGCTGGAGCAGTTCAACCATCCTCTGGGCCAGGCTGCTTTTATCGCCACCACGCTGGTCGGCCTGTGGCCGATTGCCCGCCAGGCGCTGCGCTTAATCAAAAGTGGTAGCTGGTTTGCTATCGAAACGTTAATGAGCGTGGCGGCGATTGGCGCCCTGTTTATTGGCGCAACGGCGGAAGCAGCGATGGTATTGCTGCTGTTTCTGATTGGCGAACGCCTTGAAGGCTGGGCTGCCAGCCGCGCACGCCGCGGCGTAAGCGCACTGATGGCGCTGAAACCGGATACCGCCATCCGCTTGCGTAACGGTGAGCGCCAGACGGTCGCCGCCAGCGAGTTACAGCCAGGCGACACCATTGAAGTTCCGGCGGGTGGGCGTTTACCCGCCGACGGCAAGCTGGTGTCGGCATTTGCCAGTTTTGATGAAAGTGCCCTGACCGGCGAATCGGTGCCGGTGGAACGCACTTGCGGCGAATCAGTACCGGCCGGTGCCACCAGCATCGATCGGCTGGTGACGCTGGAAGTGGTATCGAAGCCCGGCGAAAACGCTATCGACCGTATCCTCAAGCTGATTGAAGAGGCCGAAGAGCGTCGCGCGCCAATTGAGCGCTTTATCGATCGCTTTAGCCGCATCTATACACCGGCGATTATGGCAGTAGCGCTGCTGGTCGCGGTTGTGCCGCCGCTGCTGTTCGCTGCGCCGTGGTTACCGTGGATCTACAAAGGGCTGGCATTGCTGTTGATCGGTTGCCCGTGCGCGCTGGTGATCTCTACGCCAGCCGCGATTACTTCCGGGCTGGCAGTAGCTGCACGGCGTGGCGCGTTAATCAAAGGTGGCGCGGCGCTGGAGCAACTTGGTCGCATCCGCCAGGTCGCATTTGATAAAACCGGCACGCTGACCATTGGCAAACCGCAGGTTGTCGCGGTCACGCCGCTGGCAGGGATCGACGAAGCGGAACTGCTGGCGCTCAGCGCCGCCGTTGAACAGGGTTCCACTCACCCGTTGGCGCAGGCTGTTGTACAGGAAGCACAGCGCCGCCAGTTGCCGATTCCGACGGCGCAAGCGCAGAGAACACTGGCCGGAAAAGGGATCGAAGCACAGATTGACGGGCAATATATTCGCATCAGCGCACCGGATAAACTGCCGCAAGATACGCTGGGGAACCTGTTAGCACACATTCATCAGCAGGAGAGCCTCGGCCAGACGGTGATTGTGGTTGAGCGCGATGGCGAAGCGATTGGCACGCTGGCGTTGCAGGATACGCTGCGTGATGACGCCAAAGAAGCGGTTGCCGCGCTGCATGCGCTGGGCGTTCAGGGGGTGATCCTGACCGGAGATAACCCGCGCGCGGCGGCAGCGATCGCCGGGGAGCTGGGGCTGGATTTCCGCGCCGGTCTGTTGCCGGAAGATAAAGTGCAGGCGGTACAGGCGCTGAATCAGCGTTCACCGCTGGCGATGGTAGGCGATGGCATCAACGATGCGCCCGCCATGAAAGCCTCAACCATTGGGATTGCGATGGGTAGCGGCACCGATGTGGCGCTGGAAACGGCGGACGCGGCCTTAACGCATAACCGTCTGATCGGCATTGGGCAGATGATCCGCCTGGCGCGTGCGACGCACAGCAATATTCGCCAGAACATCGCCATGGCGCTGGGTTTGAAAGCTATCTTTCTGCTGACGACGCTGCTGGGAATGACCGGGCTGTGGCTGGCAGTGCTGGCGGATACCGGCGCAACGGTGCTGGTGACAGCCAATGCGTTGCGCCTGTTACGCAGCAAAGATTAG
- the tusA gene encoding sulfurtransferase TusA, whose product MTDFFSTADHTLDAQGLRCPEPVMMVRKTVRNMQVGETLLIIADDPATTRDIPGFCRFMEHELVAGQTESLPYRYVVRKSH is encoded by the coding sequence ATGACCGATTTCTTTTCCACTGCTGACCATACGCTGGATGCGCAGGGTTTACGTTGCCCGGAGCCGGTAATGATGGTGCGCAAAACCGTGCGCAATATGCAGGTTGGCGAAACATTGCTGATTATCGCCGACGATCCGGCAACCACCCGCGATATTCCCGGCTTTTGTCGTTTTATGGAGCACGAGCTGGTTGCCGGGCAAACCGAATCACTGCCGTATCGGTACGTGGTGCGTAAAAGCCACTAA
- a CDS encoding lysoplasmalogenase — protein sequence MLWSFIAVCLSGWLYVDASYRGPTWQRWVFKPVTLLLLLLLARQAPMFDAISYLVLAGLCASLVGDALTLLPRQKMLYAIGAFFLAHLLYTIYFASQMTLSFFWPLPVVLLVIGALLLAVIWTRLEELRMAVCAFIAMTLVMVWLAGELWFFRPTSPALSAFVGAALLLLGNIVWLGSHYRKRFRADNAIASACYFAGHFLIVRSLYI from the coding sequence ATGCTGTGGTCATTTATCGCTGTCTGTTTGTCCGGCTGGTTGTATGTCGATGCGTCTTATCGCGGCCCGACCTGGCAGCGCTGGGTTTTTAAACCCGTCACCCTACTGCTCCTGCTGTTGCTGGCCAGGCAAGCGCCAATGTTCGACGCCATCAGTTATCTGGTGCTGGCTGGCCTCTGCGCTTCGCTGGTGGGTGATGCGCTAACCTTGCTGCCGCGACAAAAAATGCTCTACGCCATCGGCGCTTTTTTCCTCGCCCATCTGCTTTACACCATTTACTTCGCCAGCCAGATGACACTCTCCTTTTTCTGGCCGTTGCCGGTGGTGCTGCTGGTTATTGGCGCGTTGCTGTTGGCGGTGATCTGGACGCGCCTCGAAGAGCTGCGCATGGCCGTATGTGCCTTTATCGCCATGACGCTGGTGATGGTCTGGCTGGCAGGCGAACTGTGGTTCTTCCGCCCTACCAGCCCCGCGCTGTCGGCGTTTGTCGGTGCGGCGTTGCTGCTGCTCGGCAATATTGTCTGGCTGGGGAGCCACTACCGTAAACGCTTCCGTGCCGATAATGCCATCGCTTCGGCCTGCTACTTCGCCGGACATTTTCTGATCGTCCGTTCGCTGTATATTTAA